CTCCTGGACATTCGCCTGCCCGACGGCAACGGCCTGGAAGCACTCCCCGCCGTGCGCCGGGGCGACAACCCTCCCGAGGTGATCATCCTCACGGGACTGGGCGACCCCGACGGCGCCGAAGTGGCCATCTCCGGCGGCGCCTGGGACTATCTGGTGAAGCCCGCGCCCATCAAACAGACCATGCTCTCGCTCACCAGGGCGCTCAAGTACCACAAGGAGAAGGAGCAGGCCGGGGCCACCGTGGCCCTGCGCCGCGAAGGCGTGGTGGGCTCGAGCCCGCGCATGGAGGCCTGCCTGGACCAGGTGGCCCAGGCGTCCCGCCTCACCGGGCCGGTGCTCGTCACGGGCGAGACGGGCACGGGCAAGGAACTCATGGCCCGCACCGTGCACGCCAACTCCATGCGCTCCTCCGGCGAGTTCGTGGCGGTGGACTGCGCCTCGCTCACCGAAACGCTTCTGGAGAGCACGCTGTTCGGCCACCGCAAAGGCTCCTTCACCGGCGCGGACCAGGACCGGCCAGGCCTGGTGAAGCTGGCCGACGGCGGCACCCTTTTCCTGGACGAGGTGGGCGAAATGCCCATGACCATCCAGAAGGCCTTTCTGCGCGTGCTCCAGGAGAAGCGCTTCCGCCCCGTGGGCGCGAGCGTGGAGATCCAGAGCGACTTCCGGCTCATCGCCGCCACCAACCGTGACCTGGAGGAAATGGCCGCCAGGGGCGAGTTCCGCCAGGACCTGCTCTTCAGGCTCAAGACCTTCGTCATCGCCCTGCCGCCCCTGCGTGAGCGGCGCGAGGACATCAAGAGCCTGGCCGCCTCGCACCTCACGGACCTCTGCGAGCGCTACGGCCTGCCCACCAAGGGCATGGGCACCGATTTCTCGGACATGCTCATGGCCTACTCCTGGCCCGGCAACGTGCGCGAACTCTTCGGCGTGATGGAGCGCTCCCTGGCCTCCGCCGGGAACGAGCCCACCCTCTACGCCAAGCACCTGCCCGTGGAGGTGCGCCTGCACGTGATGAAGGCCAACATGGAGCGCGTGCGCCCCGCCGAGCCCGCCGCTCCCCTGCCTGGCCCCGTGGGGCTCTGCGCGGGAATGCTCACAACGCTCAAGGCCTTCAAGGAAGCCAAGGAGCGCGAATACCTGGACGCCCTCCTCTTCCAGTGCGGGAAGGACCTCCAGGCCATGCTGGACACCTCGGGCCTTTCGCGTTCGCACTTCTACGCGCTTCTCAAGAAGCACAACATGACCCTCTAGCGGCCGGATGGCAGATACGCGCGATGGCCTCCAGAAGCCGCCGCCGCGCCGACAGCCTTCCCGAAGCGGTCGGGAAGTACGGGGGGCGAAGCCTCCGCCCGCCGCGCTCCGTGCCGTCCGTTCGCCCACGTTCCCTGCCGTCCGACCGCCCGCACCGATCCTTCGAGACCTCTCGCCGCCGCGCTGCATGGCGGGATTCCGCATGAGAGACGCCCGGCCGACGGGGATTCCTCCCTACCGGCCCGACGTCCGATCCTGCTGGAACGCGCAACGACTCGCGGTTGAACCCGTGCCAAGCAGGCGCGGCCCAAAGGCCCCAAGGGTCTGATGAACCGCCACGTCCTGCGCTGGAAGCGCTGTCAGGCGGACCGGACGCCTCTGTCCCGATGCGGCATTGCCCCGGAGAGGACTTAACCGCCTTATTGTCCACATTTTCACAATGCTGTCGTCGCGCACATAACTTATTGATATAATGCAAACAAACGATTTCAAAAAAGGTCTTTTGCGCAGGAGAACGGCATCTCTCCGCAAAATGAACCCTGACTCGCAAGGCCAGATCATGAACCTTGACCAGTCAACTTCCCGTCTGAAATCCCGGACGCAGGCAGACCATCCGGGAAACCGGACTACCGCCGCGGCACGCAACACGCCTACTAACAACAGAGAATATAAAGACTAATTTTCTTCAGACAGAGATTGAGATTAATTTCCCAAAGACGCCGACTGGAGACGGTAACATCTCCAGCACATTGAAATAAAAGGTAAATCAAAGAAATGCGATCTTGGCACGATTGTTGTTAAGGACGGCTGACCGAACCCTCCTTGACCGGGGAGGGTGATGCAACCTCAAAACGACCGGGAGAATCACCAGCATGGTCAGCCAGTCCCTCAAACAAGCTTTTGTCGGCATAGTCGGCGCTGAAAACGTCATGGACGCCGAGGCGGACAAGCACTCCTACTCCTACGATGCCGCCGTGCTCGATCCGGTGCTCCCCGCCCTGGTGGTGCGCCCCTCCGAAATGGACCAGGTGGGCAGGATCGTGAAACTGTGCAACGACAACGGCCTGCCTCTCACCGTGCGCGGCGCGGGCTCCAACCTCTCCGGCGGCACCATCCCCTCCAAGGGCGGCATCGTGCTCCTGAGCAACGCCCTGAACAAGATCCTCGAAGTCAACGAGGAAGACATGTACGCCGTGGTCCAGACCGGCGCCATCACCGCCAAGTTCGCCGCCGCCGTGGCCGCCAAGGGCCTGTTCTACCCCCCCGACCCGGGCTCCCAGGCCGTCTCCACCCTGGGCGGCAACGTGGCCGAGAACGCCGGAGGCCTGCGCGGCCTGAAATACGGCGTCACCAAAGACTACGTGATGGGCGTCAACTTCTTCGACGTGGAAGGCAACTACTGCAAGTCCGGCTCCAAGACCGTGAAGTGCGTCACCGGCCTGAACATCCCGCAGCTCATGGTGGGCTCCGAGGGCACCCTGGCCGTGATGAGCGAGTTCATCCTGAAGCTCGTTCCCCCGCCGCAGGCCGCCAAGTCCATGATGGCCATCTTCCCCGACATCATGACCGCCTCGCGCACCGTTTCGGCCATCATCGCCGCCAAGGTGGTTCCCTGCACGCTGGAGTTCATGGACAACTTCACCATCGGCGCTGTTGAAGGCTTCGCCAAGGTGGGCCTGCCCACGGACGCCGGGTCGCTCCTGCTCATCGAAGTGGACGGACACCCCGCCCAGGTGGCCGAGGAGGCCGAAAAGGTCGAGGCCATCTGCAAGGCCAACGGCTGCACCCGCATCCAGGTGGCCAAGGACGCCGTGGAGCGCAACAAGGTGTGGGAAGCCCGCCGCGCGGCCCTCTCCTCGCTCGCCCGCCTGCGCCCCACCACGGTGCTGGAAGACGCCACCGTGCCCCGCTCCAAGATCCCGGCCATGATGCAGGCCCTGGACAAGATCGCCAAGGAATACAAGCTGACCATCGGCACCTTCGGCCACGCGGGCGACGGCAACCTGCACCCCACCATCCTCTGCGACCGCCGCGACAAGGAAGAGTTCCACCGCGTGGAAAAGGGCGTGGACGCCATCTTCGAGGCCGCCCTGGGCCTGGACGGCACCCTCTCCGGAGAGCACGGCATCGGCCTGGCCAAGTCGCGCTGGATGGAAAAGGAAACCAACCGCGCCAGCGTGCTCTTCTCCAAGCGCATCAAGGCCGCCGTGGACCCCAAGAACGTCCTCAATCCGGGCAAGATTCTGGGGGAGTAGCGACATGGCCGACCTCAACCACATGCTCAAACTGTTGAACGAGCTCGACGACCAGATCGTCGGGTGCATGCGCTGCGGCATGTGCCAAAGCGTGTGCCCGGTGTTCGCCGAAACCGGCCGCGAGGCCGACGTGGCGCGCGGCAAGATCGCCCTGCTGGAGTTCCTGAGCCACGAGATGATCAAGGACGCCGAGGCCGTGAAAGAGCGCCTGGACAAGTGCCTGCTCTGCGGCTCCTGCGCGGCGGCCTGCCCCTCCGGCGTGAAGGCCCTGGACATCTTCATCAAGGCCCGGGCCATTATCACGGCCTACCTGGGGCTCTCCCCCGTCAAGAAGGCCATCTTCCGGGGTATGATCACCAAGCCCGCCCTGTTCAACAATCTCCTGGCCCTGGGCTCCAAGTTCCAGGGCTTCTTCACGACCCCGGTGAACGACATCATCGGATCGTCATGTTCCAAGCTTCTGTCGCCGCTTCTGGGAGACCGTCACCTGCTCTCCCTGGCGGACAAGCCCCTGCGCGGCAACGGCACGATCGACACCGCGCCCGGACTGAGCGGCTTGAGGGTGGCCTTCTTCTACGGCTGCGTGGTGGACAAGATGTTCACCAGCGTGGGCGAGGCCGTGCTCAAGGTGCTCAGGCACCACGGCGTGGGCATCTACATGCCCGTCGATCAGGTCTGTTGCGGCGTGCCCTCCCTGGCCTCAGGCGACCTCAAGAGCTACGAGGACCTGGTCCGCATGAACCTCAAGGTGTTCGGCAAGGGTGATTTCGACTACATCCTCACCCCCTGCGGCACCTGCACTTCGGCCTTCCATCACATCTGGCCGTTGATGAACTCGGGGTTCTCGCAGTCCGAACGGGAGACCATCGCCATGCTCGCCGACAAAGCCATGGACATCAACGCCTTCATCGCGGACAAGCTGGGCGTTTCCAAGGCGGAACCGGCGGCGGGGGCCAAAACGGTCACGATCCACGATCCCTGCCATCTCAAGAAGAGCCTTGGTGTGAGCGGGCAGGTGAGGACCGTGCTCGGCGCCAACCCCAACCTGAAACAGGTGGAAATGGCCGGTTCGGACGTCTGCTGCGGCTGCGGCGGTTCGTTCAACCTGCAGCATTACTCCGTCTCCACCAAGATCGGGAAGAAGAAGCGCGACAGCATTGTGGCTACCGGGGCCGACGTGGTGGCCGCGGGATGCCCGGCCTGCATGATGCAGATCGCAGACATGATGTCCCAGGCCGGAGACCGCATCGCGGTCAAGCACCCCGTGGAACTCTACGCTCAGACCCTGGGCTAGAATTCAACCAACCCATTGAAGGAGGAACTGATGAGCGCATGGTTGCAGGTCTACAAACCGCTGGGTGACAGCTATGTCATGTCAGCGCTGGTCGCGGGCATCCCCATCTACATTCTGTTCTACATGCTCGCGGTCAAGCGCGCCAAGGGCCACGTGGCCGGCGCCGTCGCCAGCTTGGCCGCCCTCGTGCTGGGCATCGTGTTCTGGGGCATCCCCGCCTCCACCGCCATCGGTTCCTACACCTACGGCTTTGTTTACGGCCTCTTCCCCATCGTGTGGATCGTCGTCACCGCGGTGTGGGTCTACAACATGACCGTTGAATCCGGCGAGTTCGAGATCATCAAGAACTCCCTGGCGACCATCACCGACGACCGCCGCCTCCAGGCCGTGTTCGTCGGCTTCGCCTTCGGCTCCTTCATCGAGGGCACCGCCGGCTTCGGCACCCCCGTGGCCATCACCGCGGCCATGCTCGCCGGCCTGGGCTTCAACCCCCTCTATGCCGCGGGCATCTGTCTGCTGGCCAACACCGCCCCCGTGGCCTTC
This window of the Fundidesulfovibrio magnetotacticus genome carries:
- a CDS encoding sigma-54-dependent transcriptional regulator, coding for MSTILVIDDDPEIRGTFQSLSRRMRFDFLGAGTLAEGLALLRTSQVDVVLLDIRLPDGNGLEALPAVRRGDNPPEVIILTGLGDPDGAEVAISGGAWDYLVKPAPIKQTMLSLTRALKYHKEKEQAGATVALRREGVVGSSPRMEACLDQVAQASRLTGPVLVTGETGTGKELMARTVHANSMRSSGEFVAVDCASLTETLLESTLFGHRKGSFTGADQDRPGLVKLADGGTLFLDEVGEMPMTIQKAFLRVLQEKRFRPVGASVEIQSDFRLIAATNRDLEEMAARGEFRQDLLFRLKTFVIALPPLRERREDIKSLAASHLTDLCERYGLPTKGMGTDFSDMLMAYSWPGNVRELFGVMERSLASAGNEPTLYAKHLPVEVRLHVMKANMERVRPAEPAAPLPGPVGLCAGMLTTLKAFKEAKEREYLDALLFQCGKDLQAMLDTSGLSRSHFYALLKKHNMTL
- a CDS encoding FAD-binding oxidoreductase, whose translation is MVSQSLKQAFVGIVGAENVMDAEADKHSYSYDAAVLDPVLPALVVRPSEMDQVGRIVKLCNDNGLPLTVRGAGSNLSGGTIPSKGGIVLLSNALNKILEVNEEDMYAVVQTGAITAKFAAAVAAKGLFYPPDPGSQAVSTLGGNVAENAGGLRGLKYGVTKDYVMGVNFFDVEGNYCKSGSKTVKCVTGLNIPQLMVGSEGTLAVMSEFILKLVPPPQAAKSMMAIFPDIMTASRTVSAIIAAKVVPCTLEFMDNFTIGAVEGFAKVGLPTDAGSLLLIEVDGHPAQVAEEAEKVEAICKANGCTRIQVAKDAVERNKVWEARRAALSSLARLRPTTVLEDATVPRSKIPAMMQALDKIAKEYKLTIGTFGHAGDGNLHPTILCDRRDKEEFHRVEKGVDAIFEAALGLDGTLSGEHGIGLAKSRWMEKETNRASVLFSKRIKAAVDPKNVLNPGKILGE
- a CDS encoding (Fe-S)-binding protein; the encoded protein is MADLNHMLKLLNELDDQIVGCMRCGMCQSVCPVFAETGREADVARGKIALLEFLSHEMIKDAEAVKERLDKCLLCGSCAAACPSGVKALDIFIKARAIITAYLGLSPVKKAIFRGMITKPALFNNLLALGSKFQGFFTTPVNDIIGSSCSKLLSPLLGDRHLLSLADKPLRGNGTIDTAPGLSGLRVAFFYGCVVDKMFTSVGEAVLKVLRHHGVGIYMPVDQVCCGVPSLASGDLKSYEDLVRMNLKVFGKGDFDYILTPCGTCTSAFHHIWPLMNSGFSQSERETIAMLADKAMDINAFIADKLGVSKAEPAAGAKTVTIHDPCHLKKSLGVSGQVRTVLGANPNLKQVEMAGSDVCCGCGGSFNLQHYSVSTKIGKKKRDSIVATGADVVAAGCPACMMQIADMMSQAGDRIAVKHPVELYAQTLG